The Penaeus chinensis breed Huanghai No. 1 chromosome 21, ASM1920278v2, whole genome shotgun sequence genome has a window encoding:
- the LOC125036485 gene encoding uncharacterized protein LOC125036485 isoform X2 — protein sequence MSSLSVALLLTRLLKAVDVESCGGYVFFSCLGYASLVLALVWLGVGIIRLTPTHSRGAVLGMTFSLATLGNALPTLDVSGTFASWGLYLDNEYTELGMWAIVTFVGGLLTLLLPKTSYCLPDTISHMTCEASSYEKPEEEEELQNTQL from the exons ATGTCTTCTCTGTCTGTGGCCCTCCTGCTGACTCGCCTGTTGAAGGCTG TTGATGTGGAAAGTTGTGGTggctatgtttttttctcttgcctTGGCTATGCCTCCCTTGTCCTTGCTCTTGTTTGGTTGGGCGTTGGCATCATCCGTCTAACACCCACTCACTCGAGGGGAGCAGTACTTGGAATGACGTTCTCTTTGGCTACACTAGGAAATGCTCTTCCGACATTGGATGTCAGCGGTACTTTT GCATCATGGGGACTATACCTTGATAATGAGTATACAGAACTAGGGATGTGGGCTATTGTTACCTTTGTGGGGGGGCTTCTGACCCTGTTGCTGCCCAAGACATCGTATTGCCTGCCTGATACAATCTCGCATATGACGTGTGAGGCTTCAAG CTATGAGAaaccagaagaagaggaagaattgcAAAATACTCAACTGTGA
- the LOC125036485 gene encoding solute carrier family 22 member 19-like isoform X1 — protein MSAEGSFEDRQIAYGITEFLALLLLGLALSRVGVKWVLVSLMSSLSVALLLTRLLKAVDVESCGGYVFFSCLGYASLVLALVWLGVGIIRLTPTHSRGAVLGMTFSLATLGNALPTLDVSGTFASWGLYLDNEYTELGMWAIVTFVGGLLTLLLPKTSYCLPDTISHMTCEASSYEKPEEEEELQNTQL, from the exons ATGAGTGCAGAGGGAAG TTTTGAGGATAGGCAGATTGCATACGGAATCACAGAGTTTTTGGCTCTACTTCTCCTGGGTCTGGCACTGTCACGAGTTGGAGTAAAATGGGTACTGGTTTCCCTGATGTCTTCTCTGTCTGTGGCCCTCCTGCTGACTCGCCTGTTGAAGGCTG TTGATGTGGAAAGTTGTGGTggctatgtttttttctcttgcctTGGCTATGCCTCCCTTGTCCTTGCTCTTGTTTGGTTGGGCGTTGGCATCATCCGTCTAACACCCACTCACTCGAGGGGAGCAGTACTTGGAATGACGTTCTCTTTGGCTACACTAGGAAATGCTCTTCCGACATTGGATGTCAGCGGTACTTTT GCATCATGGGGACTATACCTTGATAATGAGTATACAGAACTAGGGATGTGGGCTATTGTTACCTTTGTGGGGGGGCTTCTGACCCTGTTGCTGCCCAAGACATCGTATTGCCTGCCTGATACAATCTCGCATATGACGTGTGAGGCTTCAAG CTATGAGAaaccagaagaagaggaagaattgcAAAATACTCAACTGTGA
- the LOC125036539 gene encoding breast cancer anti-estrogen resistance protein 3 homolog isoform X1: MSFEVEVEPSDVSAEPTELKKLLEWELSLDSGDLRSHAWYHGTIPRARAEEVVLKEGSFLIRDCISQPGDYVLTCRWNSTTLHFVIQKTIVQPNTVYERIQYQLEDDAYDTIPDLVRAYVGNKRPITISSGARITTPINRTQPLSFYASKYAAQTAHTFAHGTLSRPSNRTSEPTPRTGGLPGGTLRHQHSYSGPVAVGCTVVRSPAHSPPRMRRDTAPILPMKTRSSSTSRPPDDPPEGGTERSVSNDGVIGPRPPIVQSKFSSVSLPRKMTTKAFTVASEYPSTVPVDPGQDENVTSEKKEELAHQPPPKPSRVPSFKVKPKKPPQTITNERIYAEIDERDEDESKDLTKHIPADDLVTPTETERGKTESTTTLTDTASNPRYSRLSEMYQPSGSDSGNGSGDSVQTSASDARKSFYSRDSQASFGDSGSVQLEEDSMVEEEPVLYSLPDVLPTTAFDLENFNTLLLNSLENKPLDSTALKGVKNTLLESGSRILAAHLTRADLELLNGKAESDFGLGVTSGIELVTLPHGAQLRTDLIERTECLKLLVAVTILMAGDLNERAEIIHRWIQVAVDTKTAMGNLYGFTGIMLGLCMPEIQRLTNTWHTVRQKFTDSAFNFESKLRSTLKAMNECTNPQAPNTTIPHLLPFMLLCERDLDDIYAMHKHGSSILQWESTAADYGMLMLFTHLQEARAITQNLSLYKRNSEHILSDSNILDDLTLDMFRSEFHLKFLWGSKGATVESEERHVKFQKVVSTLSERCEPSPGAS, translated from the exons ATG TCCTTCGAGGTGGAAGTTGAACCCAGCGACGTCTCAGCTGAGCCCACGGAGCTGAAGAAGTTGCTGGAATGGGAGCTGAGCCTTGACTCGGGCGACCTTCGTTCGCACGCATGGTACCATGGCACCATTCCGAGGGCGCGGGCCGAGGAGGTGGTGCTCAAGGAAGGCTCCTTCCTCATCAG AGACTGCATATCTCAGCCTGGTGACTATGTGCTAACCTGTCGATGGAATAGCACTACTCTGCATTTTGTCATTCAGAAA ACCATAGTTCAGCCAAATACTGTATATGAACGGATCCAGTACCAGCTAGAGGATGATGCATACGACACCATACCTGACCTGGTTAGGGCCTATGTGGGCAACAAGAGACCCATCACCATCTCATCAGGTGCCAGAATCACCACACCCATTAATCGTACACAGCCCCTCAGTTTCTATGCTTCCAAGTATGCAGCTCAGACCGCCCACACTTTTGCTCATGGAACTCTCAGCAGGCCCAGCAACAGGACCTCCGAGCCCACACCCAG gACTGGAGGACTTCCTGGGGGCACGCTAAGGCACCAACATTCCTACAGTGGTCCTGTTGCTGTAGGATGCACTGTAGTAAGAAGTCCTGCACATTCTCCTCCAAGGATGCGTCGAGACACTGCACCAATATTGCCCATGAAGACTAGGAGTAGTAGTACCTCCAGACCACCTGACGATCCTCCTGAAGGTGGAACAG AGAGAAGTGTCAGCAACGATGGGGTGATTGGCCCACGCCCCCCTATAGTGCAGAGTAAATTTTCCTCCGTGTCACTGCCAAGGAAGATGACAACGAAAGCCTTTACTGTAGCTTCTGAATATCCATCCACAGTGCCTGTAGATCCAGGTCAAGATGAAAATGTGACatcagagaaaaaagaagaactaGCTCATCAGCCTCCACCAAAGCCTTCAAGAGTACCATCCTTTAAAGTTAAGCCAAAGAAACCGCCACAGACAATAACAAATGAGAGAATTTATGCCGAGATTGATGAACGTGATGAGGATGAATCTAAGGACTTAACGAAACACATTCCTGCTGATGACCTCGTAACACCAACtgaaacagagagggggaagacTGAGAGTACAACAACACTGACAGACACTGCATCAAATCCGCGTTACTCACGTCTGTCTGAAATGTACCAGCCCTCAGGCTCTGACTCAGGAAATGGCTCTGGTGACTCTGTACAGACTTCTGCCAGTGATGCCAGAAA ATCTTTTTACAGCCGTGATAGCCAAGCCTCCTTTGGTGACAGTGGCAGTGTACAGTTAGAGGAAGACTCAATGGTTGAAGAGGAACCAGTACTCTACAGCTTGCCGGATGTGCTTCCAACTACAGCCTTCGATTTGGAAAATTTTAATACTCTTCTTTTAAACTCATTAGAAAACAAACCTTTGGATTCCACTGCACTTAAAGGTGTCAAGAACACACTACTAGAAAGTGGCTCAAG AATCTTAGCTGCCCATCTTACCCGTGCTGACCTAGAACTCTTGAATGGAAAGGCTGAAAGTGACTTTGGCCTTGGTGTGACTTCAGGCATTGAGCTTGTCACTCTACCTCATGGAGCTCAGCTTCGGACTGATCTGATTGAAAG GACAGAGTGTCTGAAGCTCTTGGTTGCAGTGACCATCCTGATGGCAGGCGACCTTAATGAGCGGGCCGAGATTATCCACAGATGGATACAGGTAGCTGTTGATACAAAAACAGCAATGGGAAACTTGTATGGATTTACTGGCATCATGTTGGGCTTGTGCATGCCAGAG ATCCAGAGGTTGACAAACACTTGGCATACTGTGCGGCAGAAGTTTACAGACTCAGCTTTCAATTTTGAATCAAAGTTGCGCTCAACTCTAAAGGCCATGAATGAGTGCACAAATCCACAGGCTCCTAATACCACTATCCCTCACTTACTGCCCTTTATGCTGCTATGTGAACGAGACTTAGACGATATTTATGCAATGCATAAGCAT GGTTCTTCAATCCTTCAGTGGGAGAGCACAGCAGCAGACTATGGGATGCTAATGCTCTTCACACACCTTCAAGAAGCCAGAGCTATCACACAAAACTTGAGTCTGTATAAACGAAATTCAGAGCACATCCTGTCAGACTCCAACATCCTCGATGATCTCACTTTAGATATGTTTCGTTCAGAGTTTCACTTGAAGTTCCTATGGGGTAGCAAGGGTGCTACAGTTGAAAGCGAAGAACGACATGTCAAGTTTCAGAAGGTTGTCAGTACATTGTCAGAGAGATGCGAGCCTTCCCCAGGTGCTTCGTGA
- the LOC125036539 gene encoding breast cancer anti-estrogen resistance protein 3 homolog isoform X3 has product MSFEVEVEPSDVSAEPTELKKLLEWELSLDSGDLRSHAWYHGTIPRARAEEVVLKEGSFLIRDCISQPGDYVLTCRWNSTTLHFVIQKTIVQPNTVYERIQYQLEDDAYDTIPDLVRAYVGNKRPITISSGARITTPINRTQPLSFYASKYAAQTAHTFAHGTLSRPSNRTSEPTPRTGGLPGGTLRHQHSYSGPVAVGCTVVRSPAHSPPRMRRDTAPILPMKTRSSSTSRPPDDPPEGGTERSVSNDGVIGPRPPIVQSKFSSVSLPRKMTTKAFTVASEYPSTVPVDPGQDENVTSEKKEELAHQPPPKPSRVPSFKVKPKKPPQTITNERIYAEIDERDEDESKDLTKHIPADDLVTPTETERGKTESTTTLTDTASNPRYSRLSEMYQPSGSDSGNGSGDSVQTSASDARKSFYSRDSQASFGDSGSVQLEEDSMVEEEPVLYSLPDVLPTTAFDLENFNTLLLNSLENKPLDSTALKGVKNTLLESGSRILAAHLTRADLELLNGKAESDFGLGVTSGIELVTLPHGAQLRTDLIERTECLKLLVAVTILMAGDLNERAEIIHRWIQVAVDTKTAMGNLYGFTGIMLGLCMPEIQRLTNTWHTVRQKFTDSAFNFESKLRSTLKAMNECTNPQAPNTTIPHLLPFMLLCERDLDDIYAMHKHWESTAADYGMLMLFTHLQEARAITQNLSLYKRNSEHILSDSNILDDLTLDMFRSEFHLKFLWGSKGATVESEERHVKFQKVVSTLSERCEPSPGAS; this is encoded by the exons ATG TCCTTCGAGGTGGAAGTTGAACCCAGCGACGTCTCAGCTGAGCCCACGGAGCTGAAGAAGTTGCTGGAATGGGAGCTGAGCCTTGACTCGGGCGACCTTCGTTCGCACGCATGGTACCATGGCACCATTCCGAGGGCGCGGGCCGAGGAGGTGGTGCTCAAGGAAGGCTCCTTCCTCATCAG AGACTGCATATCTCAGCCTGGTGACTATGTGCTAACCTGTCGATGGAATAGCACTACTCTGCATTTTGTCATTCAGAAA ACCATAGTTCAGCCAAATACTGTATATGAACGGATCCAGTACCAGCTAGAGGATGATGCATACGACACCATACCTGACCTGGTTAGGGCCTATGTGGGCAACAAGAGACCCATCACCATCTCATCAGGTGCCAGAATCACCACACCCATTAATCGTACACAGCCCCTCAGTTTCTATGCTTCCAAGTATGCAGCTCAGACCGCCCACACTTTTGCTCATGGAACTCTCAGCAGGCCCAGCAACAGGACCTCCGAGCCCACACCCAG gACTGGAGGACTTCCTGGGGGCACGCTAAGGCACCAACATTCCTACAGTGGTCCTGTTGCTGTAGGATGCACTGTAGTAAGAAGTCCTGCACATTCTCCTCCAAGGATGCGTCGAGACACTGCACCAATATTGCCCATGAAGACTAGGAGTAGTAGTACCTCCAGACCACCTGACGATCCTCCTGAAGGTGGAACAG AGAGAAGTGTCAGCAACGATGGGGTGATTGGCCCACGCCCCCCTATAGTGCAGAGTAAATTTTCCTCCGTGTCACTGCCAAGGAAGATGACAACGAAAGCCTTTACTGTAGCTTCTGAATATCCATCCACAGTGCCTGTAGATCCAGGTCAAGATGAAAATGTGACatcagagaaaaaagaagaactaGCTCATCAGCCTCCACCAAAGCCTTCAAGAGTACCATCCTTTAAAGTTAAGCCAAAGAAACCGCCACAGACAATAACAAATGAGAGAATTTATGCCGAGATTGATGAACGTGATGAGGATGAATCTAAGGACTTAACGAAACACATTCCTGCTGATGACCTCGTAACACCAACtgaaacagagagggggaagacTGAGAGTACAACAACACTGACAGACACTGCATCAAATCCGCGTTACTCACGTCTGTCTGAAATGTACCAGCCCTCAGGCTCTGACTCAGGAAATGGCTCTGGTGACTCTGTACAGACTTCTGCCAGTGATGCCAGAAA ATCTTTTTACAGCCGTGATAGCCAAGCCTCCTTTGGTGACAGTGGCAGTGTACAGTTAGAGGAAGACTCAATGGTTGAAGAGGAACCAGTACTCTACAGCTTGCCGGATGTGCTTCCAACTACAGCCTTCGATTTGGAAAATTTTAATACTCTTCTTTTAAACTCATTAGAAAACAAACCTTTGGATTCCACTGCACTTAAAGGTGTCAAGAACACACTACTAGAAAGTGGCTCAAG AATCTTAGCTGCCCATCTTACCCGTGCTGACCTAGAACTCTTGAATGGAAAGGCTGAAAGTGACTTTGGCCTTGGTGTGACTTCAGGCATTGAGCTTGTCACTCTACCTCATGGAGCTCAGCTTCGGACTGATCTGATTGAAAG GACAGAGTGTCTGAAGCTCTTGGTTGCAGTGACCATCCTGATGGCAGGCGACCTTAATGAGCGGGCCGAGATTATCCACAGATGGATACAGGTAGCTGTTGATACAAAAACAGCAATGGGAAACTTGTATGGATTTACTGGCATCATGTTGGGCTTGTGCATGCCAGAG ATCCAGAGGTTGACAAACACTTGGCATACTGTGCGGCAGAAGTTTACAGACTCAGCTTTCAATTTTGAATCAAAGTTGCGCTCAACTCTAAAGGCCATGAATGAGTGCACAAATCCACAGGCTCCTAATACCACTATCCCTCACTTACTGCCCTTTATGCTGCTATGTGAACGAGACTTAGACGATATTTATGCAATGCATAAGCAT TGGGAGAGCACAGCAGCAGACTATGGGATGCTAATGCTCTTCACACACCTTCAAGAAGCCAGAGCTATCACACAAAACTTGAGTCTGTATAAACGAAATTCAGAGCACATCCTGTCAGACTCCAACATCCTCGATGATCTCACTTTAGATATGTTTCGTTCAGAGTTTCACTTGAAGTTCCTATGGGGTAGCAAGGGTGCTACAGTTGAAAGCGAAGAACGACATGTCAAGTTTCAGAAGGTTGTCAGTACATTGTCAGAGAGATGCGAGCCTTCCCCAGGTGCTTCGTGA
- the LOC125036539 gene encoding breast cancer anti-estrogen resistance protein 3 homolog isoform X2 produces MSFEVEVEPSDVSAEPTELKKLLEWELSLDSGDLRSHAWYHGTIPRARAEEVVLKEGSFLIRDCISQPGDYVLTCRWNSTTLHFVIQKTIVQPNTVYERIQYQLEDDAYDTIPDLVRAYVGNKRPITISSGARITTPINRTQPLSFYASKYAAQTAHTFAHGTLSRPSNRTSEPTPRTGGLPGGTLRHQHSYSGPVAVGCTVVRSPAHSPPRMRRDTAPILPMKTRSSSTSRPPDDPPEGGTERSVSNDGVIGPRPPIVQSKFSSVSLPRKMTTKAFTVASEYPSTVPVDPGQDENVTSEKKEELAHQPPPKPSRVPSFKVKPKKPPQTITNERIYAEIDERDEDESKDLTKHIPADDLVTPTETERGKTESTTTLTDTASNPRYSRLSEMYQPSGSDSGNGSGDSVQTSASDARNRDSQASFGDSGSVQLEEDSMVEEEPVLYSLPDVLPTTAFDLENFNTLLLNSLENKPLDSTALKGVKNTLLESGSRILAAHLTRADLELLNGKAESDFGLGVTSGIELVTLPHGAQLRTDLIERTECLKLLVAVTILMAGDLNERAEIIHRWIQVAVDTKTAMGNLYGFTGIMLGLCMPEIQRLTNTWHTVRQKFTDSAFNFESKLRSTLKAMNECTNPQAPNTTIPHLLPFMLLCERDLDDIYAMHKHGSSILQWESTAADYGMLMLFTHLQEARAITQNLSLYKRNSEHILSDSNILDDLTLDMFRSEFHLKFLWGSKGATVESEERHVKFQKVVSTLSERCEPSPGAS; encoded by the exons ATG TCCTTCGAGGTGGAAGTTGAACCCAGCGACGTCTCAGCTGAGCCCACGGAGCTGAAGAAGTTGCTGGAATGGGAGCTGAGCCTTGACTCGGGCGACCTTCGTTCGCACGCATGGTACCATGGCACCATTCCGAGGGCGCGGGCCGAGGAGGTGGTGCTCAAGGAAGGCTCCTTCCTCATCAG AGACTGCATATCTCAGCCTGGTGACTATGTGCTAACCTGTCGATGGAATAGCACTACTCTGCATTTTGTCATTCAGAAA ACCATAGTTCAGCCAAATACTGTATATGAACGGATCCAGTACCAGCTAGAGGATGATGCATACGACACCATACCTGACCTGGTTAGGGCCTATGTGGGCAACAAGAGACCCATCACCATCTCATCAGGTGCCAGAATCACCACACCCATTAATCGTACACAGCCCCTCAGTTTCTATGCTTCCAAGTATGCAGCTCAGACCGCCCACACTTTTGCTCATGGAACTCTCAGCAGGCCCAGCAACAGGACCTCCGAGCCCACACCCAG gACTGGAGGACTTCCTGGGGGCACGCTAAGGCACCAACATTCCTACAGTGGTCCTGTTGCTGTAGGATGCACTGTAGTAAGAAGTCCTGCACATTCTCCTCCAAGGATGCGTCGAGACACTGCACCAATATTGCCCATGAAGACTAGGAGTAGTAGTACCTCCAGACCACCTGACGATCCTCCTGAAGGTGGAACAG AGAGAAGTGTCAGCAACGATGGGGTGATTGGCCCACGCCCCCCTATAGTGCAGAGTAAATTTTCCTCCGTGTCACTGCCAAGGAAGATGACAACGAAAGCCTTTACTGTAGCTTCTGAATATCCATCCACAGTGCCTGTAGATCCAGGTCAAGATGAAAATGTGACatcagagaaaaaagaagaactaGCTCATCAGCCTCCACCAAAGCCTTCAAGAGTACCATCCTTTAAAGTTAAGCCAAAGAAACCGCCACAGACAATAACAAATGAGAGAATTTATGCCGAGATTGATGAACGTGATGAGGATGAATCTAAGGACTTAACGAAACACATTCCTGCTGATGACCTCGTAACACCAACtgaaacagagagggggaagacTGAGAGTACAACAACACTGACAGACACTGCATCAAATCCGCGTTACTCACGTCTGTCTGAAATGTACCAGCCCTCAGGCTCTGACTCAGGAAATGGCTCTGGTGACTCTGTACAGACTTCTGCCAGTGATGCCAGAAA CCGTGATAGCCAAGCCTCCTTTGGTGACAGTGGCAGTGTACAGTTAGAGGAAGACTCAATGGTTGAAGAGGAACCAGTACTCTACAGCTTGCCGGATGTGCTTCCAACTACAGCCTTCGATTTGGAAAATTTTAATACTCTTCTTTTAAACTCATTAGAAAACAAACCTTTGGATTCCACTGCACTTAAAGGTGTCAAGAACACACTACTAGAAAGTGGCTCAAG AATCTTAGCTGCCCATCTTACCCGTGCTGACCTAGAACTCTTGAATGGAAAGGCTGAAAGTGACTTTGGCCTTGGTGTGACTTCAGGCATTGAGCTTGTCACTCTACCTCATGGAGCTCAGCTTCGGACTGATCTGATTGAAAG GACAGAGTGTCTGAAGCTCTTGGTTGCAGTGACCATCCTGATGGCAGGCGACCTTAATGAGCGGGCCGAGATTATCCACAGATGGATACAGGTAGCTGTTGATACAAAAACAGCAATGGGAAACTTGTATGGATTTACTGGCATCATGTTGGGCTTGTGCATGCCAGAG ATCCAGAGGTTGACAAACACTTGGCATACTGTGCGGCAGAAGTTTACAGACTCAGCTTTCAATTTTGAATCAAAGTTGCGCTCAACTCTAAAGGCCATGAATGAGTGCACAAATCCACAGGCTCCTAATACCACTATCCCTCACTTACTGCCCTTTATGCTGCTATGTGAACGAGACTTAGACGATATTTATGCAATGCATAAGCAT GGTTCTTCAATCCTTCAGTGGGAGAGCACAGCAGCAGACTATGGGATGCTAATGCTCTTCACACACCTTCAAGAAGCCAGAGCTATCACACAAAACTTGAGTCTGTATAAACGAAATTCAGAGCACATCCTGTCAGACTCCAACATCCTCGATGATCTCACTTTAGATATGTTTCGTTCAGAGTTTCACTTGAAGTTCCTATGGGGTAGCAAGGGTGCTACAGTTGAAAGCGAAGAACGACATGTCAAGTTTCAGAAGGTTGTCAGTACATTGTCAGAGAGATGCGAGCCTTCCCCAGGTGCTTCGTGA